GGACATCGATCCCGTCGAGAGGAAGCCATGTCCACCCGCCCCTTCCGTTTCGGCGTCAGCATGACGTCCACCGGATCGCACGAGGCCTGGCAGGCCAAGGCCCGGCAGGCCGAGGAGCTCGGTTACGACGTGCTCCACATCCCCGACCATCTGGGTGCGTCGGCGCCCTTCCCCGCCCTGGTGTCCGCCGCCGACGCGACCACCACTCTGCGAGTCGGCACCCTCGTCCTCAACTCCGGCTTCTACCGGCCCGCCCTGCTGGCCAGGGACATCGCGGACACCGACCAGCTCACCGACGGCCGGCTGGAGGTCGGGCTCGGCGCGGGCTGCGTGGGGGCGGAGTTCCACGCGGCGGAGCTGGCGTATCCCAGCTCCGAGGAGCGGGTCGACAACCTGGCGCACACGGTCGCCGAACTGCACCGGATGTTCGCCACCCCGGAGCAGCGGCCCGCGGTCCGCCAGCGTCCGGGGCCACCGCTCCTCCTGGCCGGCCTCAGCGACCGTATTCTGCGGCTGGCCGCCCGCGAGGCGGACATCATCGGCTTCCCGGTCATGACGCACCGGACCCCACCGGGGCTGGACCCGCAGCAGGTCCTCGCGGACCGGGTCGATCACGTCCGCGCCGAGGCGGGCGCGCGCTTCGGCCGTCTGGAACTGAACCTGTTCGTATCGTCGGTGGTCCTCGGCGACGCCAACTCGGCGTCGGAATCACTGGACCTGACGGCCGTCCACCGTACGGCCCCGAATCTGACCAGGGAGCAGATCCTGCGACTGCCCAACGTACTGGCGGGCACGGTCGAGCAGATCGCCGAGACGCTGGACCGCTACCGGGACACGTACCGCCTGACGTACTTCTCCGTACTCGAACCGCACATGACCGACTTCGCGAAGGTCATCGACCGACTGCGCTGACCGCCCCGGCGTGCCTGGCGGCCGGCCTCGTACGGCCACGCAAAACACCCTCCCGATCCACGTTTCCGCAGATCAGGAGGGTGTGAGAGCGGTAGCGGAGGGATTTGAACCCTCGGTGAGTTTCCCCACACTCGCTTTCGAGGCGAGCTCCTTCGGCCGCTCGGACACGCTACCGAGAGAGAGCTTAGCCCAAGGTGGCCCCTGCTCAGAAATCGGTATTCCGGCGGTCCCGGAAGAAGGCTCTGAGCAGCTCCGAGCACTCCTCGGCGAGCACCCCGTGGATCACTTCCGGGCGGTGGTTGAGACGGCGGTCGCGTACGACGTCCCAGAGCGAGCCCGCCGCTCCCGCCTTCTCGTCGAGCGCCCCGTACACGACGCGGGCGACCCGCGACTGCACGAGCGCGCCCGCGCACATCGTGCACGGCTCCAGGGTCACCACGAGCGTGCAGTCCGTCAGCCGCCAGGTGCCGAGCTCCGCCGCCGCGCGGCGGATCGCCAGGACCTCCGCGTGCGCGGTGGGGTCGCCGGTCAGCTCGCGTTCGTTGTGGCCGCCGGAGAGCGGGGTGCCGTCGGGTGACAGCACGACGGCACCGACCGGCACATCGCCGGCCGGCGTCGCACGCGCGGCCTGCTCCAGGGCGAGACGCATCGCGGCCCGCCACGGGTCACGCACCGGATCGGTCTCCGGCCCGTTCACCTGGTCGTTCACCGGGTCGCGCGACGGTCCGTCGCCCGGGTCGCGCTCTGTCACTACCGGGCGGTCTCCAGGACCTCGGAGGCGCCCAGCGCGTCCGCGATCTCGGCCATGGCGTCGGTGTCCAGCGCCAGCAACTCCGCCTCCGAGAGGCCCAGGTCGGCGAGGATCGTGCGGTCGCCCACCGGTCCCGCGGGTACCGATCCGGGGCCGGCCGCGTCGGCGGCGGCGGTGCCGTCGTCCGGGTCCTCCGTGTCCTCCTGCTCTTCAGTCTCGCCGTCCTCGGTACCGTCGAGGTCCAGCGTGTCCAAGGCGTCGGCGAGGTCGTCATCGTCCCCGCCGAGCAATTCGTCCGTCAGGATCTCCCCGTACGAGGAGCGTGCGGCCATGGCCGCGTCGGAGACGTAGATGCGAGGATCTTCCTCGCCCTCCACGCGGAGCACGCCGAACCAGGCGTCCTCCTGCTCGATGAAGACGAGCACCGTGTCCTCGTCCACCGAGGCTTCCCGGGCCAGGTCGGTCAGATCCGACAAGGTCTCCACGTCGTCGAGCTCTGTGTCGCTCGCTTCCCACCCGTCTTCGGTGCGCGCGAGCAGTGCGGCGAAGTACACCGTGACTCTCCCACTGGTCAGAGGTGACGATTCGGCGGTGCGCTGCGCTCTGCCCCGCCCACTACTCGGAATCGTGGCAGAAAGCGGGCGATTGCGAGAGGTCTTCCGTCGTTGCGTCGTGGAGGCATTTTATTGGACGCCGCCGGATGCGCTGCGCGCGGAGGGGGTCCGAAGCCCCGGGAGCGGAGGCCGGCCGATGCCCAAGTGGCCGTCCCGCGAAGGCCGGAGGGCTGCTGGGTGACCTGTAGGTGACTACCAGCGGAACGTCCGCATCCGCATCTGCTGGCGCATCCGGGCAGCACGGGCCTGCCGAGGTTTCACCCGCTCGCGCAGGGCCTTGGCCTCGTTCAACTCCCGCAGGAACTGCGCACGCCGTCGCCGGCGGGCCGCGCCGCTGTCGTCGGAGACGAGATCCGCGGCGGGGTCGGGTATGGGGTCGGGCGTGGTGTCGGGCGTTATGTCGGACACAGGTTCGGGTGTGAGTCCGGGGCCCGTGACGGGTCCGGCGGGCTCCCGGGCCGGGAGCCCGAGGGGATCCCCGGCCTCCGCCTCGGCCGCCCGGCCGTCGCCCCGCCCCTGAGGATTTCGCCGCTGCCGGTCCGGCATCGCCGCCTCACCACCCCACGACTCGGTTGACTCTGGCCCCCGCGTCCCCTTGTACGCGTGCCCAGTCACCTTCCCTTCGGGCGGAGGATTGATGCCCGCGGGAGCCATGGGCCGGGCCACGGTTACTGTGGAGGCATGCGGATTCATGTCGTCGACCACCCGCTGGTCGCGCACAAACTCACCACGTTGCGCGACAAGCGCACCGACTCCCCTACCTTCCGACGCCTCGCCGACGAGCTGGTCACGCTGCTCGCGTACGAGGCCACCAGGGACGTGCGCACCGAGCAGGTCGACATCGAGACTCCGGTGACGCCGACCACGGGTGTGAAGCTGTCCCATCCGCGCCCTCTCGTGGTGCCGATCCTCCGGGCCGGTCTCGGCATGCTCGACGGCATGGTGCGGCTGCTCCCGACCGCCGAGGTCGGTTTCCTCGGGATGATCCGTAACGAGGAGACGCTTGAGGCGTCGACGTACGCGACCCGGATGCCCGAGGACCTGTCGGGCCGGCAGGTGTACGTCCTGGACCCGATGCTGGCCACCGGCGGCACGCTGGTCACGGCGCTGCGTGAGCTCATCAAGCGCGGCGCCGACGACGTGACGGCCGTGGTGCTGCTCGCGGCGCCCGAGGGCGTCGAGGTGATGGAGCGCGAGCTGGCGGGCACGCCGGTCACGGTCGTCACGGCGGCGGTCGACGAGCGGCTGAACGACCGCGGGTACATCGTTCCTGGGCTGGGCGACGCGGGTGACCGTATGTACGGGACGGTCGACTAGCGCGACCGGCGCGCGTACGGCGAACTCTGGGCCCTGTCCGACTCCGGCGGACAGGGCCCTTGGCCTTCGGCGTGGCTCACGTGGCTCAAGAGGCTCAGCAAGGGCCGCCGGGCGCGGGCCTGGTGAGGGTGGCCAGGGCCTGGTCGGCGTCCTTCTTGACGCTCAGGCTCTTGAAGGCCGTACCGAGCAGCAGATCGACGTCCTTGCTCGTCCGGGCGTCGTGCTCGGACTTGGCGCCCTTCAACTGGGCGCCGAGCACCGTGAGGGGCCCCTCCGCGGTGCCCGGGGCGCCGAGCAGTATGCCGGTGCCGGGGATCTTCTTGTCGTACTCCGCCGGCGCGTTGCCCACCTTGCCGATGACGAAGCCGCGCTTCTTGAGCTCGTCCGCGGTGGCCTTGGCGAGTCCCGCGCGTGGAGTCGCGTTGTAGACGTTGACCTTGATCTGGGCCGGCTTGGGCAGCGGCTTGGCGACCGCCGCCGCCGACGCGGACGGCGACGGCTCGCAGTCGCGCCCGCCGGCCGACGCGGTCGTGGTCTTTTCCTTCGTTCCGTCGTCCGCCGTGAACACGTCGATGAGCTGTACGGTCCCCCAGCCGACCAGACCGAGGGCGACGAACGCGGCGACGGCCGCGAGCACGATCCTGCGGCGGTGCCGGGGGCGGCGCATGCGCGGGTACTTGGACCCCGTAATACGGTACTTGCCGCCCATGCCAGGGGGGGTGAGCATGCTCATGGCCGCAGCGTAGTGCGCGCCGGTAGTGATTCCTACTAAATGATCAATAGGTTGGGCCTGAAGCGGCCGGAAAGACCCCGAAAGGCTCAGTGGCCGCCCGCTTGAGGGGGCGTCGGCGGTCCGCCGGGCCTCGGTCTGTCAGACCTCGGACCCTCGGTCGCTCAGCCCAGGTCCAGTTCGAGAACGCGCGCGTGCAGCACCTGTCGCTGCTGGAGTGCGGCGCGGACGGCGCGGTGCAGTCCGTCCTCCAGATACAGGTCGCCCTGCCACTTCACGACGTGCGCGAAGAGGTCTCCGTAGAAGGTCGAGTCCTCGGCGAGCAGCGTCTCCAGATCCAGTTGGCCCTTCGTGGTGACGAGCTGATCGAGGCGGACCGGGCGCGGCGCTACGTCCGCCCACTGCCGGGTGCTTTCCCGGCCGTGGTCGGGATACGGCCGCCCGTTACCGATGCGCTTGAAGATCACACGGAAAGCCTACCGGGCGACCGCCTCCGGGCGCAGCCATGGCGCGGTGGTGCAAACAGATCCATACGGGTCAAAGTAGGAGCGGCGTATGAGTGGAACCGTCCCGTCCGGTGACGTCGTCGCCCATATCGCCTCCTTAGGAGGCCCTCGCGGCCGCTGCCCGAGCGGTGGGCGGACGCACGGCGGGCGCCGGGGGAATCAGCTTCCCCGGCGCCCGCGGTGTATGGCTTTCCGTCAGCCGGACTGTCGGTCAGAACGTCAGGCTGCTGGACCCTCAGACTTCTCGGGCCGTCAGGCCCGGGACTCGTGCTCGTGGGCGTTCGACGCGCCGACGCCCGTGTCGCCGCCGGTGGTGTGCTCCACCTTGGCGGAGGGGGCCGCGCCCGCCGCACCGGCCGCGCCCGCGCCCGCCTTCGCGGTGAGCGGACTCAGGTCGTGGGCGTAGTGGCCGACGGCGTTGGCGATGACGTCGATGTTGACGTCGAACGCCTCCTTGTTGATGTTGTCGAGGTCGTCGCAGGCCGCGTGGTAGCAGGCGTCGTACGCGACCCCGGCCTCGCCGCCGAACTTCGCCGCCTGCTCGGCCGTCTTGATGCCCTCGGCGCCGGTGAAGGTCCCCCCGGAGGGAATGCCGACCTCTATGAAGGGCCCGTAGTCGGAGCGGCCGGTGAAGTCGGTGCCCTCGTGCGGATAGTCGACGCTGTCGAGGAAGTCGGTGATGCCCTTCTCCAACTGCGCGGATCCCTCCGGCCCCGGGCCCTCGCCCACGCCGTCCGAGTTGTCGCCGTCGTAGACGAACTGGCCGAAGTTCGGCGAGCCGATCATGTCGAAGTTCAGGTAGAGCTTGATCTGTTCGGCCTGCTCGGGGCTGAGGCCCTTCACGTAGTCCTCGGCGCCCAGCAGCCCGAGCTCCTCGGCCGACCACCACGCGAAGCGCACCTTGTTGGCGGGCTTCTCGTGCGACTTGGCGAGGTCCAGGGCGACTTCGAGGAGCCCGGCTGAGCCCGACGCGTTGTCGTTGATGCCCGGTCCCGCGGTGACGGAGTCCAGGTGGGAGCCGAGCATCACCGTGTTGGCGGCCTTGCCGCCCTTGGTCTCGGCGATGACGTTGCGCGTGACGCGCTTCTCCTGGAGCTGACGGATGTCCACCGAGACCTTCACGGGGCCGGCCGCGGCCTCGGCGGCGAGCTTGGCGCCCTCGGCCTGGGTGACACCGCCCGTGGGGATCCTGGCCGCCGCCGGGTCGCCCAGGGTGCCGCTGAGGGCGCCCTCGGTGTTGTTCGAGACGATCGCGGCGACCGCTCCCGCGCCGGCCGCCGTCTGCTGCTTCACGGCGAAGTCGCAGCCGCCGCGCTGGATGAGCGCGATCTTGCCGGTGAAGGCGCCCGCTGCGTAGTCACCGGGCTCGCAGCCGGTGGTCGCGTCGACCGGCACGACAGCGAGTTCGGCCTCGATCCCGCCCTTGGGCGTGGACTTCGTGTACGACATGGCCGTGATCTCGGAGTCGCGCGGCGTCGGCGCGGTGACCTTCAGCGTCTGGGCCTGCGTCTCGATGTACGTGAACTCGAAGCTGTCGTACGAGACGTCGTAACCGGCCTTCTTGAGAAGGCTGTAGACATACGCGGCGGAGGCGTCGTGGCCGAGCGAGCCCGCGGCGCGGTGGCCGCCGGCGGAGTCGGCGATGTCCTGGAACTTCTTCAGGTGCTTGTACGCGTCCTTTCCGGACGCCTCCTTGACGAGCTTCCTGGCGAGCTTCGCCGCGTCCTTCGCCGGGTCGGGCCTGTTGTGCGCGGAGGCGGCGGATGCGGACAGCAGAAGCGGGGCGGTGAGCGCGGTGGCGGCTGCGACTGCCAGGAGTCTGCGGGACGTTGCGTTCACAGGGGTCCTTCCGATGCGAACGGGCGAGATTGAACGAGAAAGCTAGCGACCCGGGAGCTCGTAGGGGAACAGATGTGCCACAAGTCATGCGCTTACCTCGGTGGCCTGTGCCGCTGCCTGACGTGCGCTCAGCTCCTGGTGCTCTCCGCCGCCTTCGCCGCCTTGGCGGCGCGCTTCGTCTCCTGCTTGTGCTCGCGGACCTTGACCAGGGTCTCGGGTCCCGTGATGTCCGCCGCCGAGCGGTACGAGCCCTCCTCCCCGTACGCGCCGGCCGACGCGCGCCAGCCCTCGGGCCGTACGTCGTACTGCTTGCCGAGCAGCGCGAGGAAGATCTGGGACTTCTGCTTGCCGTAGCCGGGGAGTTCGCTCAGCCGCTTCAGCAGCTCCGGGCCGGTGGCGACATCTCGCCACAGCGCGGCCGCGTCCCCGTCGTAGTGCGCGACCAGGAACTGGCAGAGCTGCTGCACACGCTTGGCCATGGACCCCGGGTACCGGTGCACGGCGGGCTTCTCGGTGAGCAGCGCGGCGAAGGCCTCGGGGTCGTACGCCGCGATCGTGTGCGCGTCCAGATCGTCACCCCCCATGCGGACGGCGATGGTGTACGGCCCCGCGAAGGCCCATTCCATGGGCACCTGCTGGTCCAGCAGCATGCCCACCAGCGCGGCCAGCGGGCTGCGGCCGAGTAGCTCGTCGGCCTCGGGTTGCTGTGCGATGCGAATCGTCGTGCTCATGGGCAGATGGTGGACCGGGAGGCGGAAAATTTGAGGGAGGCCACGCCCTGAAGGTGTGTTCATACGACTGTTTTGTGGCGCGGATGGCGGTACGCGGCGGGGGGTAGAGCTGAACACGGACAGTTACCGGAATGCTCAGGAATCCTCGGGAAAGGCCGCACAGCAGTGACACAGCCCTTTGAACTGCCGGATTTCTACATGCCTTATCCGGCGCGCATCAACCCGCGTCTGGAGGAGGCCAGGGAGCACTCCCGGACGTGGGCGCGGGACATGGGGATGCTGGAGGGCTCCGGGATCTGGGAGCAGAGCGATCTCGACGCCCACGACTACGCGCTCCTGTGTTCGTACACCCATCCCGACTGCACGGGGCCGCAGTTGTCCCTGGTCACGGACTGGTATGTGTGGGTCTTCTTCTTCGACGACCACTTCCTGGAGATCTTCAAGAGAACGCAGGACCGCGAGGGCGGCAAGGCGTATCTCGACCGGCTCGCCGCGTTCATGCCGATGGATCTCGCCGACGGATTTCCCGTGCCGACGAATCCGGTGGAGGCGGGTCTCGCCGACCTCTGGAAGCGGACGGTCCCGTCGATGTCCCTGGACTGGCGGGCGCGATTCGCCGAGAGCACGGAGAATCTGCTCAACGAATCCCTCTGGGAACTCGCCAACATCAACGCCGAGCGGATCGCGAATCCCGTCGAGTACATCGAGATGCGCCGCAAGGTGGGCGGGGCGCCGTGGTCGGCCGGGCTCATCGAGTACGCGGCGGGGGCGGAGGTCCCGGCCGCGATCGCCGATTCCCGTCCGCTGCGGGTCCTGCGGGACAGCTTCTCCGACGGGGTCCATCTGCGGAACGACCTCTTCTCGTACCAGCGGGAGATCGAGGAGGAGGGCGAGCTGAGCAACGGGGTGCTCGTCCTGGAGACGTTCCTCGGCTGTACGACGCAGGAGGCGGCGGACGCGGTGAACGACCTGCTGACCTCCCGGCTCCACCAGTTCGAGAACACGGCCCTGACGGAGCTGGGCCCGCTCTTCGTGGAGAAGGGGGTCGACCCGGTCGCGGCGGCCGGGACCCTCGCGTACGTGAAGGGCCTCCAGGACTGGCAGTCCGGCGGCCACGAGTGGCACATGCGCTCCAGCCGGTACATGAACGGCGCGGGCGCGGACGGTGGGCCTGGGGCGGGTGAGACGGCGGGGCCGCTGTTCTCGCAGACCCCCGTCGGGCGCTGGACGGCGGCGTCGGACTGTCTCAAGAGCCTCACCAGCGGCTCCTCCGTCAGGGCGCGCGCCCACAGCCATGTGCCGTACCAGCGGGTGGGGCCGTCGATCGTCCCCGAGTTCGAGATGCCGTTCGAGGCGTCGCTCAGTCCGCATCTGGAGGCGTCGCGGGAGCACGTCGTGGAGTGGGCGGGCCGGATGGGCATCCTGGAGGGGCAGCCGGGCATCCCGGGCTCGGACATCTGGGACGAGGACCGGATCCGGCGCACCGACCTCCCGCTCTGCGCGGCCGGTATCCACCCGGACGCCACGCCCGAGGGGCTCGACCTGACCTCGGACTGGCTGGCCTGGGGGACGTACGGCGACGACTACTTCCCCGTCGTGTACGGCCACGCCCGCAATCTGGCGGCGGCCAAGGCCTGCAACGAACGGCTGTCGCTGTTCATGCCGCTCGACACGCTCGCCACCCCGCCACCGCTCACGGCCCTGGAGCGCGGCCTGGCCGACCTGTGGACCCGTACGGCGGGCCCGATGGACATGGACGCCCGCCGGGACTTCCGCGCGGCGGTCGAGGAGATGACGGC
The nucleotide sequence above comes from Streptomyces sp. NBC_01716. Encoded proteins:
- the tadA gene encoding tRNA adenosine(34) deaminase TadA — translated: MNDQVNGPETDPVRDPWRAAMRLALEQAARATPAGDVPVGAVVLSPDGTPLSGGHNERELTGDPTAHAEVLAIRRAAAELGTWRLTDCTLVVTLEPCTMCAGALVQSRVARVVYGALDEKAGAAGSLWDVVRDRRLNHRPEVIHGVLAEECSELLRAFFRDRRNTDF
- a CDS encoding tRNA adenosine deaminase-associated protein; the protein is MYFAALLARTEDGWEASDTELDDVETLSDLTDLAREASVDEDTVLVFIEQEDAWFGVLRVEGEEDPRIYVSDAAMAARSSYGEILTDELLGGDDDDLADALDTLDLDGTEDGETEEQEDTEDPDDGTAAADAAGPGSVPAGPVGDRTILADLGLSEAELLALDTDAMAEIADALGASEVLETAR
- a CDS encoding LytR C-terminal domain-containing protein — encoded protein: MSMLTPPGMGGKYRITGSKYPRMRRPRHRRRIVLAAVAAFVALGLVGWGTVQLIDVFTADDGTKEKTTTASAGGRDCEPSPSASAAAVAKPLPKPAQIKVNVYNATPRAGLAKATADELKKRGFVIGKVGNAPAEYDKKIPGTGILLGAPGTAEGPLTVLGAQLKGAKSEHDARTSKDVDLLLGTAFKSLSVKKDADQALATLTRPAPGGPC
- a CDS encoding type II toxin-antitoxin system VapB family antitoxin; the protein is MIFKRIGNGRPYPDHGRESTRQWADVAPRPVRLDQLVTTKGQLDLETLLAEDSTFYGDLFAHVVKWQGDLYLEDGLHRAVRAALQQRQVLHARVLELDLG
- a CDS encoding M28 family metallopeptidase, which encodes MNATSRRLLAVAAATALTAPLLLSASAASAHNRPDPAKDAAKLARKLVKEASGKDAYKHLKKFQDIADSAGGHRAAGSLGHDASAAYVYSLLKKAGYDVSYDSFEFTYIETQAQTLKVTAPTPRDSEITAMSYTKSTPKGGIEAELAVVPVDATTGCEPGDYAAGAFTGKIALIQRGGCDFAVKQQTAAGAGAVAAIVSNNTEGALSGTLGDPAAARIPTGGVTQAEGAKLAAEAAAGPVKVSVDIRQLQEKRVTRNVIAETKGGKAANTVMLGSHLDSVTAGPGINDNASGSAGLLEVALDLAKSHEKPANKVRFAWWSAEELGLLGAEDYVKGLSPEQAEQIKLYLNFDMIGSPNFGQFVYDGDNSDGVGEGPGPEGSAQLEKGITDFLDSVDYPHEGTDFTGRSDYGPFIEVGIPSGGTFTGAEGIKTAEQAAKFGGEAGVAYDACYHAACDDLDNINKEAFDVNIDVIANAVGHYAHDLSPLTAKAGAGAAGAAGAAPSAKVEHTTGGDTGVGASNAHEHESRA
- a CDS encoding HhH-GPD-type base excision DNA repair protein — protein: MSTTIRIAQQPEADELLGRSPLAALVGMLLDQQVPMEWAFAGPYTIAVRMGGDDLDAHTIAAYDPEAFAALLTEKPAVHRYPGSMAKRVQQLCQFLVAHYDGDAAALWRDVATGPELLKRLSELPGYGKQKSQIFLALLGKQYDVRPEGWRASAGAYGEEGSYRSAADITGPETLVKVREHKQETKRAAKAAKAAESTRS
- a CDS encoding terpene synthase family protein, coding for MTQPFELPDFYMPYPARINPRLEEAREHSRTWARDMGMLEGSGIWEQSDLDAHDYALLCSYTHPDCTGPQLSLVTDWYVWVFFFDDHFLEIFKRTQDREGGKAYLDRLAAFMPMDLADGFPVPTNPVEAGLADLWKRTVPSMSLDWRARFAESTENLLNESLWELANINAERIANPVEYIEMRRKVGGAPWSAGLIEYAAGAEVPAAIADSRPLRVLRDSFSDGVHLRNDLFSYQREIEEEGELSNGVLVLETFLGCTTQEAADAVNDLLTSRLHQFENTALTELGPLFVEKGVDPVAAAGTLAYVKGLQDWQSGGHEWHMRSSRYMNGAGADGGPGAGETAGPLFSQTPVGRWTAASDCLKSLTSGSSVRARAHSHVPYQRVGPSIVPEFEMPFEASLSPHLEASREHVVEWAGRMGILEGQPGIPGSDIWDEDRIRRTDLPLCAAGIHPDATPEGLDLTSDWLAWGTYGDDYFPVVYGHARNLAAAKACNERLSLFMPLDTLATPPPLTALERGLADLWTRTAGPMDMDARRDFRAAVEEMTASWVWELANQIQNRVPDPVDYIEMRRQTFGSNLTMSLCRIGHGGTVPQEIYRSGPMKSLENAAQDYATLMNDLFSYQKEIEFEGEVHNGVLVVQSFFNCDYPTGVAIIHDLMKGRMRQFQHVAANELPVLYDDFALAPEARAVLAGYVKELENWLSGILVWHQGCHRYKEEDLLHDHAPLTYRLPSPPKGPGTSAIRIHLPAPALGAAPGGLREDAAQAGR
- the upp gene encoding uracil phosphoribosyltransferase, with protein sequence MRIHVVDHPLVAHKLTTLRDKRTDSPTFRRLADELVTLLAYEATRDVRTEQVDIETPVTPTTGVKLSHPRPLVVPILRAGLGMLDGMVRLLPTAEVGFLGMIRNEETLEASTYATRMPEDLSGRQVYVLDPMLATGGTLVTALRELIKRGADDVTAVVLLAAPEGVEVMERELAGTPVTVVTAAVDERLNDRGYIVPGLGDAGDRMYGTVD
- a CDS encoding TIGR03621 family F420-dependent LLM class oxidoreductase, producing MSTRPFRFGVSMTSTGSHEAWQAKARQAEELGYDVLHIPDHLGASAPFPALVSAADATTTLRVGTLVLNSGFYRPALLARDIADTDQLTDGRLEVGLGAGCVGAEFHAAELAYPSSEERVDNLAHTVAELHRMFATPEQRPAVRQRPGPPLLLAGLSDRILRLAAREADIIGFPVMTHRTPPGLDPQQVLADRVDHVRAEAGARFGRLELNLFVSSVVLGDANSASESLDLTAVHRTAPNLTREQILRLPNVLAGTVEQIAETLDRYRDTYRLTYFSVLEPHMTDFAKVIDRLR